In Saccharomonospora marina XMU15, one genomic interval encodes:
- a CDS encoding MBL fold metallo-hydrolase, translated as MGRLRRTSGGPAQVPWPIAPEVYCLGPSGRTGTNVFFVRAGTSWTLVDTGWPGDADRIERAAAALLGAGTRPEAILLTHCHPDHSGAAQRLARDWDCPVHLHADEVPIAIGDFTAMVCDAGPLDRWVVLPMLRALGSRRREAVLARSRLDCGLRAFRHGADVPCLPGWECVPTPGHTRGHVSYFRPGDGVLVTGDAVVTLRVNSPAGLLLGREGISGPPWYTTWDGRLARESVARLADLEPSVLACGHGTPMTGPGAAKALHALAERFAGH; from the coding sequence GTGGGACGCCTGCGACGCACGAGCGGCGGCCCGGCCCAGGTGCCGTGGCCGATCGCGCCGGAGGTCTACTGCCTCGGTCCGTCGGGCAGGACGGGGACCAACGTCTTCTTCGTGCGCGCGGGTACATCCTGGACACTCGTCGACACCGGCTGGCCGGGCGACGCCGACCGGATCGAGCGCGCCGCGGCCGCGTTGCTCGGCGCGGGCACCCGCCCGGAGGCGATCCTGCTCACCCACTGCCACCCCGATCACTCGGGCGCGGCGCAGCGGCTCGCCCGCGACTGGGACTGCCCGGTCCACCTGCATGCCGACGAGGTGCCGATCGCCATCGGTGACTTCACCGCGATGGTCTGCGACGCGGGACCACTCGACCGCTGGGTGGTGCTGCCGATGCTGCGCGCACTGGGCAGCAGAAGGCGCGAGGCGGTGCTCGCCCGCTCGAGGCTGGACTGCGGGCTGCGTGCCTTCCGGCACGGCGCGGACGTGCCCTGCCTGCCGGGTTGGGAGTGCGTGCCGACGCCAGGGCACACGCGTGGCCATGTGTCGTACTTCCGGCCGGGCGACGGCGTGCTCGTCACCGGCGACGCGGTGGTGACCCTGCGGGTCAACTCGCCTGCCGGGCTGCTACTGGGCAGGGAGGGGATCTCCGGGCCGCCGTGGTACACCACCTGGGATGGTCGGCTCGCTCGCGAGTCGGTCGCCAGGCTGGCCGACCTGGAGCCGAGCGTGCTCGCCTGCGGGCACGGCACGCCGATGACCGGGCCTGGCGCGGCGAAGGCGCTTCACGCCCTGGCCGAGCGGTTCGCCGGGCACTGA